One window of the Armatimonadota bacterium genome contains the following:
- the ispH gene encoding 4-hydroxy-3-methylbut-2-enyl diphosphate reductase → MEIIVARHMGFCGGVRRAVEMARSTAEQSAGPVFTWGPLIHNPQVVGRLEEAGVRVAEHLDELDGEAFVVSAYGVEHAVLDQARARGMRIVDATCPVVIRAHELAFKLAEEGYTLIVVGDHGHPEMVTLKEVLGDRVTIVHTLEEARQVKVRGRVGVLSQTTQSLENFKQIVADLAVRVKELKVLNTLCPAITVRQEEAERLVEEVQALVVVGGHGSSNTTRLAEIGRARGLPTYHIEVPDELDPAWFQGVEKVAVMSGASTPDWIIAQVLHRLEEISRGAPPSPAPSAT, encoded by the coding sequence GTGGAGATCATCGTCGCCAGACACATGGGCTTCTGCGGCGGGGTCCGGCGGGCCGTGGAGATGGCCCGCTCGACCGCCGAGCAGAGCGCCGGCCCCGTCTTCACCTGGGGTCCCCTCATCCACAACCCGCAGGTGGTGGGCCGCCTCGAGGAAGCCGGCGTGCGTGTGGCCGAGCACCTGGACGAACTGGACGGCGAGGCCTTCGTCGTCTCCGCCTACGGGGTGGAGCACGCCGTCCTCGACCAGGCCCGCGCCCGCGGGATGCGCATCGTGGACGCCACCTGCCCGGTGGTCATCCGGGCCCACGAGCTGGCCTTCAAGCTGGCCGAGGAGGGCTACACCCTCATCGTCGTGGGCGACCACGGCCACCCGGAGATGGTCACGCTCAAGGAGGTCCTGGGGGACCGCGTCACCATCGTCCACACGCTGGAGGAAGCCCGACAGGTGAAGGTGCGCGGGCGGGTGGGGGTGCTCTCCCAGACGACGCAGTCGCTGGAGAACTTCAAGCAGATCGTGGCCGACCTGGCAGTGCGGGTGAAGGAGCTGAAGGTCCTCAACACCCTCTGTCCGGCCATCACGGTGCGCCAGGAGGAGGCCGAGCGGCTGGTGGAGGAGGTCCAGGCCCTGGTCGTCGTGGGCGGCCACGGCAGCAGCAACACCACGCGCCTGGCGGAGATCGGCCGCGCCCGCGGGCTGCCCACCTACCACATCGAGGTCCCCGACGAGCTCGACCCCGCGTGGTTCCAGGGGGTGGAGAAGGTGGCCGTGATGTCGGGGGCCTCCACCCCGGACTGGATCATCGCGCAGGTCCTCCACCGCCTCGAGGAGATCAGCCGGGGCGCGCCCCCATCACCCGCTCCCTCCGCCACCTGA